From one Enterobacter kobei genomic stretch:
- a CDS encoding amino acid ABC transporter ATP-binding protein translates to MSNTIMQSDDAMITLDKVNKWYGQFHVLKDINLQVKQGERIVLCGPSGSGKSTTIRCINHLEEHQQGRIVVDGIELNEDIRNIEKVRQEVGMVFQHFNLFPHLTVLQNCTLAPIWVRKMPKKEAEALAMHYLERVRIAEHAHKFPGQISGGQQQRVAIARSLCMKPKIMLFDEPTSALDPEMVKEVLDTMIGLAESGMTMLCVTHEMGFARTVADRVIFMDRGEIVEQAPPDAFFANPKSERTRAFLSQVIH, encoded by the coding sequence ATGAGCAATACAATTATGCAGTCTGACGATGCGATGATTACCCTCGACAAGGTGAATAAATGGTACGGGCAGTTTCATGTACTGAAAGATATTAACCTGCAGGTCAAACAAGGTGAACGTATCGTCCTTTGCGGTCCGTCGGGTTCGGGGAAATCCACTACCATCCGCTGTATCAATCATCTGGAAGAGCATCAGCAAGGCCGGATTGTCGTGGATGGTATTGAGCTTAACGAAGACATTCGTAATATCGAAAAGGTGCGCCAGGAAGTAGGAATGGTGTTTCAGCACTTTAACCTGTTTCCGCATTTGACCGTTCTGCAGAACTGCACGCTGGCACCGATTTGGGTACGTAAAATGCCGAAGAAGGAGGCGGAAGCCCTGGCGATGCATTACCTGGAACGTGTGCGCATCGCTGAACATGCGCATAAATTTCCGGGGCAGATATCCGGAGGACAGCAGCAGCGCGTGGCTATTGCCCGCTCGCTGTGTATGAAGCCAAAAATCATGCTTTTCGATGAGCCCACTTCGGCCCTCGATCCTGAAATGGTTAAAGAAGTGCTGGATACGATGATTGGTCTGGCCGAGTCGGGCATGACCATGCTCTGCGTAACCCATGAGATGGGCTTTGCCCGCACCGTTGCAGACCGGGTGATCTTTATGGATCGCGGCGAAATCGTTGAGCAAGCACCGCCAGACGCGTTCTTCGCTAACCCCAAATCAGAGCGTACGAGAGCGTTTTTATCGCAGGTGATCCATTAA
- a CDS encoding gamma carbonic anhydrase family protein — protein MSAVLRPYKDLFPKVGQRVMIDTTSVVIGDVRMADDVGIWPLVAIRGDVNYVEIGARSNIQDGSVLHVTHKSAYKPEGNPLVIGEDVTVGHKVMLHGCTIGNRVLVGMGSILLDGVVVEDDVMIGAGSLVPQNKRLETGYLYLGSPVKQIRPLTEAEIDGLKYSASNYVKWKDDYLAQGSQSQP, from the coding sequence ATGTCTGCTGTCTTACGTCCTTATAAGGATCTGTTCCCGAAAGTGGGGCAACGCGTAATGATTGATACCACCAGCGTCGTCATTGGAGATGTCAGAATGGCTGATGACGTGGGGATCTGGCCGCTTGTCGCCATCCGCGGCGACGTCAATTATGTCGAGATAGGCGCTCGCAGCAATATTCAGGACGGCAGCGTGCTGCACGTGACCCATAAGTCGGCTTATAAGCCGGAAGGTAATCCACTGGTTATCGGGGAAGACGTCACCGTCGGGCATAAAGTTATGCTGCACGGCTGCACCATTGGCAATCGCGTGCTGGTCGGAATGGGATCGATTCTGTTGGACGGTGTTGTTGTAGAAGACGATGTGATGATTGGAGCAGGTAGTCTGGTTCCACAAAACAAACGGCTTGAAACGGGTTATCTCTATTTAGGCAGCCCCGTTAAACAGATCCGCCCCTTAACAGAGGCGGAAATTGACGGTCTGAAATATTCAGCCAGTAACTACGTCAAATGGAAAGACGACTATCTGGCTCAGGGTAGCCAGAGCCAGCCCTGA
- a CDS encoding amino acid ABC transporter permease produces the protein MTKAILSHPSRPVSTGTGRYLLWTRKNLFSSWSNTLLTLFCLWLMWELIPPLLNWVLFQANWTGTTRADCTKTGACWVFIHQRFGQFMYGLYPHEQRWRINVALIVGLLSIIPMFMKTLPKRGRYIACWAVIYPVVVWCLLYGGFLGLERVETRQWGGLTLTLIIASVGIAGALPLGILLALGRRSAMPVVRILSVVFIEFWRGVPLITVLFMSSVMLPLFMSEGTSIDKLIRALVGVVLFQSAYVAEVVRGGLQALPKGQYEAAESLALGYWKTQGLVILPQALKMVIPGLVNTIIALFKDTSLVIIIGLFDLFSSVQQATVDPAWLGMSTEGYVFAAALYWIFCFSMSRYSQHLEKRFNTGRTAH, from the coding sequence ATGACAAAAGCGATCTTGTCTCACCCGTCGCGTCCGGTCAGTACCGGAACGGGGCGCTATTTACTCTGGACGCGTAAAAACCTGTTTTCCAGCTGGTCCAATACGCTGCTGACGCTGTTCTGCCTGTGGCTTATGTGGGAGTTAATCCCCCCTCTGCTTAACTGGGTTTTATTTCAGGCCAACTGGACGGGGACAACCCGTGCGGATTGTACGAAAACCGGTGCCTGCTGGGTGTTTATCCATCAGCGGTTTGGCCAGTTTATGTATGGTCTTTACCCGCATGAACAGCGTTGGCGTATTAACGTGGCGTTGATTGTGGGCCTGCTCTCAATCATCCCGATGTTTATGAAAACGCTGCCAAAACGTGGCCGCTATATTGCCTGCTGGGCGGTGATCTATCCGGTGGTTGTCTGGTGTCTGCTGTATGGCGGCTTCCTGGGGCTGGAACGGGTTGAAACCCGTCAGTGGGGCGGATTAACACTGACATTGATTATTGCCTCTGTAGGTATCGCCGGTGCCCTGCCATTAGGCATTTTGCTGGCCTTAGGCCGGCGTTCAGCAATGCCGGTGGTGCGGATCCTGTCGGTGGTATTTATTGAATTCTGGCGTGGCGTGCCGCTAATCACCGTGCTGTTTATGTCATCGGTGATGCTGCCGCTGTTTATGTCGGAAGGAACCAGCATTGATAAGCTTATCCGGGCGCTGGTCGGCGTTGTGCTGTTTCAGTCAGCTTATGTGGCTGAGGTGGTACGCGGGGGTCTTCAGGCATTACCAAAAGGTCAGTACGAAGCCGCGGAGTCACTGGCCCTCGGTTACTGGAAAACGCAGGGGCTGGTTATCCTGCCCCAGGCACTGAAGATGGTGATACCGGGTCTGGTTAACACCATTATTGCGCTGTTCAAAGATACCAGCCTGGTGATCATCATCGGCCTGTTTGATCTGTTCAGCAGCGTACAGCAGGCCACTGTCGATCCTGCATGGCTGGGAATGTCGACTGAGGGCTATGTCTTTGCCGCAGCGCTTTACTGGATCTTCTGTTTTAGCATGTCACGCTATAGCCAGCATCTGGAGAAGCGTTTCAATACCGGGCGTACAGCGCACTGA
- the smg gene encoding DUF494 family protein Smg — MFDVLMYLFETYIHNEAELRVDQDKLESDLTDAGFDREDIYNALLWLEKLADYQEGLAEPMQLASDPLSVRIYTAEECERLDASCRGFLLFLEQIQVLNLETREMVIERVLALDTAEFDLEDLKWVILMVLFNIPGCENAYQQMEELLFEVNEGMLH; from the coding sequence ATGTTCGACGTACTAATGTATTTGTTTGAGACTTACATCCACAACGAAGCGGAATTACGCGTGGATCAGGACAAACTGGAGTCAGATCTGACGGACGCTGGTTTTGATCGTGAGGACATTTACAACGCGTTATTGTGGCTTGAAAAGCTCGCTGATTATCAGGAAGGCCTCGCCGAACCGATGCAGCTTGCTTCAGACCCACTCTCTGTTCGTATCTATACCGCAGAAGAGTGTGAAAGGCTGGATGCCAGTTGCCGGGGATTCTTGTTATTCCTGGAGCAGATTCAGGTGCTAAACCTCGAAACGCGAGAAATGGTCATTGAACGCGTGCTGGCGCTGGATACCGCAGAGTTCGATCTGGAAGATCTAAAATGGGTCATTCTGATGGTGCTGTTTAATATCCCTGGATGTGAAAACGCCTATCAGCAGATGGAAGAATTACTCTTTGAAGTGAATGAAGGTATGCTGCACTAA
- a CDS encoding DUF1488 family protein, which yields MNQAIQFPDREEWRAELQAVCFPVLVNGMQLTCAIKGSSLAYRYQGSTPEQWLALFQANRWDIEEEAEQLLREQQEDDQGWLWLP from the coding sequence GTGAATCAGGCTATCCAGTTTCCGGATCGTGAAGAGTGGCGTGCTGAACTGCAGGCGGTATGCTTTCCGGTCCTGGTAAACGGTATGCAGCTCACCTGTGCAATAAAAGGGAGTTCGCTGGCGTACCGTTATCAGGGTAGTACGCCAGAACAGTGGTTAGCGCTTTTCCAGGCTAACCGCTGGGATATAGAAGAAGAGGCCGAGCAGCTACTCCGTGAACAGCAAGAAGACGATCAGGGCTGGCTCTGGCTACCCTGA
- the aroE gene encoding shikimate dehydrogenase → MESYAVFGNPIAHSKSPFIHQQFAQQLRIDHPYGRVLAPVDDFINTLNAFFAAGGKGANITVPFKEEAFARADALTERAALAGAVNTLKRLEDGRLLGDNTDGTGLLSDLERLGFIKPGFRILLIGAGGAARGVLLPLLSLGCTVTITNRTFSRADALANVFKHTGSVKAVAIDHLADHKFDLIINATSSGISGEIPAIPTSLVHPQVYCYDMFYQKGNTPFLDWCEQHGAKQCADGVGMLVSQAAHAVLLWHGVLPETAAVINQLKQEIAQ, encoded by the coding sequence ATGGAAAGCTATGCCGTCTTTGGTAACCCGATTGCTCACAGTAAATCTCCTTTTATCCATCAGCAATTTGCGCAGCAGTTGCGCATTGATCATCCCTATGGTCGCGTACTGGCGCCGGTGGATGACTTCATAAATACGCTGAATGCGTTTTTTGCTGCTGGTGGAAAGGGCGCAAATATCACGGTTCCTTTTAAAGAAGAGGCGTTTGCCCGTGCGGATGCGTTGACGGAGCGTGCGGCGCTGGCAGGGGCAGTCAATACCCTTAAACGCCTGGAGGATGGCCGTTTGCTGGGCGACAATACGGATGGCACGGGGCTGTTGAGCGATCTTGAGAGACTGGGATTTATTAAGCCAGGCTTTCGCATTTTGTTGATAGGTGCGGGTGGCGCTGCGCGGGGCGTTTTGCTGCCTTTACTGTCGCTGGGGTGCACGGTAACCATTACCAACCGTACTTTTTCACGTGCGGATGCGCTGGCAAACGTCTTTAAGCATACTGGCAGCGTGAAGGCGGTGGCGATCGATCACCTTGCCGATCATAAATTTGATCTGATCATCAATGCCACATCAAGCGGTATCAGCGGTGAGATCCCGGCGATCCCGACGTCACTTGTTCATCCACAGGTGTACTGTTACGACATGTTCTATCAAAAAGGAAATACGCCGTTTCTGGACTGGTGTGAACAGCATGGGGCAAAGCAATGTGCTGATGGGGTAGGTATGCTGGTGTCGCAGGCCGCCCATGCGGTTCTGCTGTGGCATGGCGTATTACCGGAAACCGCAGCGGTGATTAATCAACTTAAGCAGGAAATAGCGCAGTGA
- the tsaC gene encoding L-threonylcarbamoyladenylate synthase type 1 TsaC has translation MKNNLQSDVIAHAVAVLNNKEVIAYPTEAVFGVGCDPDSEIAVQRLLELKQRPVEKGLILIAASFEQLKPYIDDSTLNESQREAVFASWPGPVTFVFPARATTPRWLTGRFNTLAVRVTDHPLVVALCEAYGKPLVSTSANLTGLPPCRTTQEVRAQFGDDFPVVEGETGGRKNPSEIRDALSGERFRQG, from the coding sequence GTGAAGAATAACCTGCAATCAGATGTTATCGCTCATGCGGTGGCAGTACTGAATAATAAAGAAGTCATCGCTTATCCCACAGAAGCTGTTTTTGGTGTCGGTTGTGATCCCGACAGCGAGATAGCAGTTCAGCGTCTGCTTGAATTAAAGCAACGGCCAGTCGAAAAGGGATTGATCCTTATCGCAGCCAGTTTTGAGCAGCTCAAACCTTATATCGACGACAGCACCCTTAATGAATCGCAGCGTGAGGCCGTGTTTGCCAGCTGGCCCGGGCCGGTGACGTTCGTTTTTCCGGCACGAGCAACTACACCACGCTGGTTAACAGGGCGTTTTAATACGCTCGCCGTGCGTGTCACCGATCATCCACTGGTGGTGGCTCTGTGCGAGGCTTATGGTAAACCGCTGGTCTCTACCAGTGCCAATCTGACGGGATTACCCCCTTGTCGCACGACGCAGGAAGTACGTGCACAGTTCGGTGATGATTTCCCGGTAGTGGAAGGCGAAACCGGTGGGCGTAAGAACCCTTCCGAAATCCGCGATGCGCTGTCCGGTGAGCGCTTCCGACAGGGGTGA
- a CDS encoding DNA topoisomerase family protein has protein sequence MAKSALFSVPNQEPCPQCGAQLVIRSGKHGPFLGCSHYPECDFVRPLKSQADGHIVKVLEGQLCPLCGAELVLRQGRYGMFIGCSHYPACEHTELIDKPDDTAITCPQCQAGHLVQRRSRYGKTFYSCDGYPDCQFVINFKPIAGVCPACQYPLLIEKKTAQGIKRFCASKQCGKPVPAELNSEE, from the coding sequence ATGGCCAAATCAGCACTGTTCTCGGTGCCTAATCAGGAGCCCTGTCCACAATGTGGGGCTCAGCTTGTTATTCGTTCCGGGAAGCACGGACCCTTCCTTGGTTGCTCCCACTACCCGGAGTGCGATTTTGTTCGCCCGCTAAAAAGTCAGGCTGACGGTCATATCGTGAAAGTTCTGGAGGGGCAGCTATGTCCGCTCTGTGGGGCTGAACTGGTGTTGCGCCAGGGGCGGTACGGCATGTTTATCGGCTGTAGTCATTATCCCGCTTGTGAACACACAGAACTCATTGATAAACCGGATGATACCGCCATCACCTGTCCACAGTGTCAGGCTGGCCATCTGGTGCAACGTCGCTCTCGTTACGGCAAAACCTTTTATTCCTGCGATGGTTACCCAGACTGTCAGTTCGTCATCAATTTCAAACCTATTGCTGGTGTGTGTCCTGCCTGCCAGTATCCGTTACTCATCGAAAAGAAAACCGCGCAGGGCATTAAACGCTTCTGTGCCAGTAAACAATGTGGAAAGCCGGTTCCGGCGGAATTAAACAGTGAAGAATAA